A part of Candidatus Manganitrophaceae bacterium genomic DNA contains:
- the rpiB gene encoding ribose 5-phosphate isomerase B: MKTVVIGSDHAGLEAKEFIKKRLEKWDYRVEDAGPYRLDPADDYPDYVEKVALKVLEGRGRRGVLSCGTGIGASIAANKIPGIRAALVSNVEEARLSRAHNDANLLVLRGWGYDQKELPKILKAWLEGKFEGGRHRRRVSKITAIEKKYLSACPEDSEDSKNSTEKRG; this comes from the coding sequence ATGAAGACCGTGGTCATTGGAAGCGATCATGCCGGATTAGAGGCAAAAGAATTTATAAAAAAGCGCTTGGAGAAGTGGGACTATCGGGTCGAGGATGCCGGTCCGTATAGGCTCGACCCCGCAGACGATTATCCCGACTATGTCGAGAAAGTGGCATTGAAGGTGTTGGAAGGGAGGGGGAGACGGGGTGTCCTAAGCTGCGGCACCGGCATCGGCGCCTCCATCGCGGCGAATAAAATTCCCGGCATCCGGGCCGCCTTGGTGAGCAATGTGGAGGAGGCGCGGCTTAGCCGCGCGCACAACGATGCCAACCTGCTGGTATTGAGAGGTTGGGGATATGATCAAAAGGAGCTCCCGAAAATTCTCAAGGCGTGGCTGGAAGGCAAATTCGAGGGAGGGCGGCACCGCCGCCGGGTCAGCAAGATCACGGCGATCGAAAAAAAATATCTGAGCGCCTGTCCGGAGGATTCGGAAGATTCCAAAAATTCAACGGAGAAAAGAGGATGA
- the glk gene encoding glucokinase, translated as MILAGDIGGTKTFLALFDEEKKGTPAVHQAVFPSHHYPDLNGVLKEFLSRRPVSIQRAAFGVAGPVVQGRCETTNLPWIVDAAGLAREFEIASVVLLNDLEATAYGTLVLTENDFFVLNPGAATEKVSSETGTRGNRAIISAGTGLGEVVLFWNGSRHQPSASEGGHCDFAPCNPLQIALLEYLWKDYPTISYERILSGPGLFNIYRFLRDTGQGDEPPWLSERLAMEDPPAVISEVALAGGADLCVNALDLFVSVYGAEAGNLALKALATGGIYVGGGIAPKILQKLRDGTFMKAFVDKGRFSEMMTQIPVRIILNEKAALLGAAEYASSHR; from the coding sequence ATGATCTTAGCCGGCGACATCGGTGGAACCAAAACATTTCTTGCGCTGTTCGACGAGGAGAAAAAAGGGACCCCAGCGGTCCATCAAGCGGTCTTTCCGAGCCACCATTATCCCGACCTCAATGGGGTCTTAAAGGAATTTTTAAGCCGGCGGCCGGTCTCGATCCAACGGGCCGCCTTCGGCGTCGCCGGTCCGGTGGTACAAGGACGCTGCGAGACGACCAACCTTCCCTGGATCGTCGACGCAGCCGGCCTCGCCCGGGAGTTTGAGATCGCTTCCGTCGTATTGCTGAACGATCTGGAAGCGACGGCGTATGGCACCCTGGTGCTGACGGAGAATGATTTTTTCGTTCTCAATCCGGGAGCGGCGACGGAGAAGGTTTCGTCCGAAACGGGAACCCGAGGAAACCGGGCGATCATCTCCGCCGGGACCGGCCTGGGCGAAGTCGTTCTTTTCTGGAATGGCTCCCGCCACCAACCCTCCGCTTCGGAGGGAGGCCATTGCGACTTCGCACCGTGTAATCCGCTGCAGATAGCGCTTCTTGAATATTTGTGGAAGGACTATCCGACGATCAGCTACGAGCGGATTCTCTCCGGGCCGGGCCTGTTCAATATCTACCGATTTTTAAGAGACACCGGACAGGGAGACGAGCCCCCCTGGCTCTCCGAGCGGCTCGCCATGGAAGACCCGCCGGCGGTGATTTCCGAGGTGGCGCTCGCCGGCGGGGCCGATCTCTGCGTCAACGCGCTCGATCTCTTTGTCTCCGTCTATGGCGCCGAGGCGGGAAATTTGGCGCTCAAGGCGCTGGCAACCGGCGGGATCTATGTCGGCGGAGGGATTGCTCCGAAGATCTTACAGAAGCTGCGAGACGGCACGTTTATGAAGGCATTTGTCGACAAAGGACGTTTTTCCGAGATGATGACCCAAATTCCTGTTCGGATCATCCTCAACGAAAAAGCGGCGCTGCTCGGCGCGGCCGAGTATGCTTCCTCTCATCGGTGA
- a CDS encoding glycosyltransferase family 2 protein yields the protein MDELITLAPPRSVAAFGLPRRRRTDKTPLRGLTVIVPAYNESATIADTLFSLRAQTVPIHEIIVVDDCSTDNTGEIARALGVTVIRPASNTGSKAGAQNVALTQVETEWTMALDADTTLAPDAVEKLLAALDAPRVAAACGSVIPRHVRSVWERGRYIEYLFAFTFFKPIQNYYQKPLISSGCFSAYRTEALRAVGGWSTRTMAEDMDLTWSFYQRGDRVRFVPEAVCYPIEPHDFNFLRKQLRRWSHGFIQNVRLHWRGALRVPYLRSLIAVALWDATIASIAYFVLIPWLAWRLSPVFLIGYIIDTPAVMVPVMVQAIRRREVGRAVASIPAFWVMRIVNAVFFLKAFWSELILKRRLTVYEKGH from the coding sequence ATGGATGAACTTATAACGCTTGCTCCTCCTCGTTCAGTCGCTGCTTTTGGACTTCCGCGCAGAAGGCGGACCGACAAAACACCGCTGCGAGGGCTGACCGTGATTGTCCCAGCCTACAACGAGAGCGCAACGATCGCCGATACCCTCTTCAGCCTGCGGGCGCAGACGGTGCCGATCCATGAAATTATTGTGGTCGACGACTGTTCCACCGACAACACCGGGGAGATCGCACGGGCCCTCGGGGTCACGGTGATCCGTCCGGCCTCCAACACCGGATCGAAAGCGGGGGCCCAGAATGTCGCGCTGACCCAGGTGGAAACGGAGTGGACCATGGCGCTCGATGCCGATACCACCTTGGCGCCCGACGCGGTCGAAAAACTGCTGGCGGCGCTCGACGCGCCCCGGGTCGCTGCGGCCTGCGGATCGGTGATTCCGCGGCATGTCCGAAGTGTCTGGGAGCGGGGCCGCTACATTGAATATCTCTTCGCCTTCACCTTCTTTAAGCCGATCCAGAATTACTATCAAAAACCGCTGATCTCCTCCGGCTGCTTCTCCGCATACCGCACCGAGGCGCTGCGCGCCGTCGGCGGGTGGTCGACGCGGACAATGGCGGAAGACATGGATCTCACCTGGAGCTTTTATCAACGGGGCGACCGGGTCCGCTTCGTCCCCGAAGCGGTCTGCTACCCGATCGAGCCGCACGATTTTAACTTTTTGCGCAAGCAGCTCCGCCGCTGGTCGCACGGCTTTATTCAGAATGTCCGCCTGCATTGGCGCGGCGCGCTCCGCGTCCCCTATCTCCGGTCGCTGATTGCGGTTGCGTTGTGGGATGCGACGATCGCCTCCATCGCTTATTTCGTCCTCATCCCCTGGCTCGCTTGGCGGCTCAGCCCGGTCTTCCTCATCGGCTATATCATCGATACGCCGGCCGTGATGGTCCCGGTGATGGTCCAGGCGATCCGACGCCGGGAGGTGGGACGGGCGGTTGCGAGCATCCCGGCCTTCTGGGTGATGCGGATCGTCAACGCCGTTTTCTTCCTGAAGGCGTTCTGGAGCGAGTTGATCCTAAAGCGACGGCTGACCGTCTATGAAAAGGGGCATTAA
- the pgl gene encoding 6-phosphogluconolactonase — MGDSGDPPKEIVVCLDREDLGRQAAEAFVKAADEAVSLRRRFSVSLAGGSTPRTLYRKLAGRPFAERIPWRAVHLFWGDERAVPPDHPESNYRMADETLISKVPIPPENVHRIPGEWSDADAAAEAYEEALRSFFQPPTGKWPSFDLVLLGIGPDGHTASLFPGSPALEEKARWVVAPYVEKLNARRFTLTLPVFNHARQVHFLAAGKEKAPIIKEVVSKDALSQEIPARLIRPRGGKRLFFLDREAAGLAGLMDSKENLP; from the coding sequence ATGGGCGACAGTGGCGATCCCCCTAAAGAGATCGTCGTTTGCCTCGACCGGGAGGATCTGGGACGGCAGGCGGCAGAGGCGTTCGTGAAGGCGGCCGATGAAGCGGTCTCTCTTCGACGCCGCTTTTCGGTCTCGCTCGCCGGCGGATCGACCCCGCGCACCCTCTACCGGAAGCTGGCCGGCCGGCCCTTTGCGGAGCGGATCCCCTGGCGCGCGGTCCATCTTTTTTGGGGAGACGAGCGCGCCGTCCCCCCCGATCATCCCGAATCGAATTACCGGATGGCCGACGAGACGTTGATTTCGAAAGTTCCGATTCCCCCTGAAAATGTGCATCGGATTCCGGGGGAGTGGAGTGATGCCGATGCGGCGGCCGAAGCCTATGAGGAGGCCCTCCGCTCCTTCTTTCAGCCGCCGACGGGGAAATGGCCTTCATTCGATCTGGTCCTGCTCGGCATCGGACCGGACGGACATACCGCCTCGCTCTTCCCCGGATCGCCCGCTTTAGAGGAAAAGGCGCGGTGGGTCGTCGCGCCCTATGTCGAGAAACTCAACGCCCGGCGCTTCACCCTCACCCTGCCGGTGTTCAATCATGCGCGGCAGGTGCACTTTCTCGCGGCGGGAAAAGAGAAGGCGCCGATCATCAAAGAGGTCGTGTCGAAAGATGCTCTTTCTCAAGAAATCCCCGCCCGGCTGATCCGGCCGCGGGGGGGGAAGCGACTCTTTTTTCTGGACCGGGAGGCCGCCGGTCTGGCAGGTCTGATGGACTCCAAGGAGAATCTCCCATGA